The Synechococcales cyanobacterium T60_A2020_003 DNA segment GCAACACTCGCAAGCAAAAGGAAGAATTGGTGCGAGCAACAGCGATTTCTGCTAATTTTATTCGCGATCGCATCCGCGAGAGCAAAGCCAAACGACAGATTATTATTCTGGACTGCTGCTTCAGTGGGGCATTTGGCGATGTGCTGTCTAAAGATGACGATGCTATTAACCTTGAAGGGCTATTGAGTGCTGAAGGACGGGTGGTGCTTACGTCTTCCAGTTCAATCCAATATTCCTTTCAACAGCGAGACGGTTCTCTATCGATTTACACCCACTATTTAGTAGAGGGCATTCGCACGGGCGCGGCTGATCTGGATGGTGATGGCGCAATTTCAGTACAAGAACTGCATGATTACGCCAAGCGTAAAGTGCAGGAAGAATCCCCTGCAATGACACCCAAAATCATTGTGCTGAAAGATGAAGGATATCAGCTGCGGATTGCCAAAGCACCACTGGGTGATCCAATGGTGAAATATCGTAAGGAAGTGGAACTGATTGTTCAAGAGGACAGAGACGAGATTGACGAGATTTTGAGCCGTCCGTTGTTGGAAGAATGGCGACGCAAGCTGGGTTTATCAGAGGTAGATGCTGAGGCAATCGAGGCCGAAATTTTAGAACCGATCCGTCAGCGGCAGGCTAAACTTCAACGCTACGAAGATGTGTTCCGAAAGGCAGTTCAACACCGCTATCCGTTGGGAGAGCTAGAACGTAAGCGCTTGAACCAGCTTCAGCAAGTATTGGGATTGTTAGATGAGAATGTGCAATCGATTGAGGAAGAAATCACAAGTGCAGCTCCGCTGCCGCAAGTAGAGCCAGTGCAGGTTCAGTTCCCGAAAAACGACTCTATACTCCCCTTAGCCTCCCTCCAAATAGAAGACGACCTCAGTAGCGAGAAAGCCGTTGACTATACCAAGCTGCGTGATTTGCTAAAAGCCCAGAAGTGGAAAGAGGCAGACCAGGAAACTGCCGATCGCATGCTGGAGGTGATCGGGAAAGGAGCGTGGTGGAATGTTGAATCTAATGATCTGTTCCATTTCCCGTGTACGGATTTGAAGACGATCGATGGGCTGTGGGTGAAGTACAGCAAGGGGCTGTTTGGGTTTAGTGTGCAGAAGGAGATTTATCGTCAGATTCCGGGTGTTAAACTAGATGGCAGCTATCCGGGCGACAACGCCTGGGAGCATTTTTGTGATACGGTGGGCTGGCGAAAAAATGGTAAATGGCTTCGATATTCAGAACTCAAACCGTCCAAAAAAATGCGGAGGGGAAATTTTCCTGGAAATTTTCCTGTTTTGGTAAATTTTCCTGAAGAAAAAAGGTTAAAGGGGAAATTTTCCTGGAAATTTTCCTGTTTTGGTAAATTTTCCTGAAGACATCGTTAGTAGGGATTCACTTAGGAGTGTTTGGTTTGTGATGCGGAGGGGTTTGGTTTGTATCTCTTCTCTCGCACAGAGACTTGTGAACTGTAGCACGAGCCAGTCCTGAGGTTTCCTAAAGTTTTGTCACAGAGTTAGTTCTCCACGATTTTTCTCCTTTTCAGCGATCCGTTACCTGGCACCGAGAACCCCGGCTAGACCCCCGGCTTTTTCAAAAAGCCGGGGGTCTGCTCCCCGACCCACCTACGACCCGTCAAACTTCATTCGCGTAAATTCCGGGTCAAAACAATTCGCTAATACAAACGTTTTTGCCACATCCCGGATCTCTGCCGCCGGAATAGCCCAATCCTCCCAAAGCGACCTTTGCCCAGGACTCGGTTTCTTTTTAATCCGGCTCCGCGCCCGAATTTGCGCTAACAATTTACTACCCCAATGGTTGCGTCGTTCCGACTTCGGCTTCGGCTTATAGCGTTTGCAAAACTTGCGATAGGCTGCCGCGCAAATCTCCAACGTTGCCCCCAACGCCAAAAACGCTGGATGCCACTGGGTCAGGCCATCTTGGGTAAGTCGGTCATAAACGCCATAATTACTATAGTCGTAGAAAAATCCCTGCTGCATATTGGCCGCCTTGGGGTTCGCATGGATATACCGAATCGTGTTCAAGGCGCGGCGTTTGTCATGGAGGGGAAATCCGGTGCTGTGATAGCGTTTTTCCCAAAAGTGTCCGCTACGGTTCAGCATTCGGTTAAAACACATGGCGGTGTACCAGTTCAGCCAATGCATGATGCGGGGAACATCATCGGGTTGGGCAGGCTGCAACAGGTAATGGACATGGTTGCTCATGATGCATAGCGCAAAGAGCTTAAACCCGTATTTCTCCTGACATTTTTTAATGGCGTAGAGCAGCACGTCCCGACATTCTTCTCGGATCAGCCGAAACTCGCGGTTATTGCACCGAACCGTGATGTGATAGCAGTATCCAGGTTGAAATTGACGGGGTTGACGCGACATTCATGTTCCCTTATGCAGATCTGGTAACCCTTACCCTCCAACAAGCTGAAGAAGTGCCAGGTCTAGGAGTTCCTAATCATCCAGCAATAGTCGTCGGAACGCCAAACTGTTCGGTAAACCACCCTCCTCTAAAAACATCCCATCATCAAACTGCTGCTGCACTAACTCCATCCTCGGCAACGTGTCCGCCCGCAATCGCGCATATTCCAGATAGCTCGAAAACTCCCATTCCTCCGGCTGTTTTACCAAATTAGCCTTGACCGGATTCAGATGAATATACTGAATCAAATGCACCAGATACCCACTGTCTGTCACCCGTATTTTCTGGAATCGCCCTTGAAACAACGATCCCACTCGATTAAAGCGTTTATCGATGGCTTTGGTATACGCCAAGGAAAGAGACTTCATCGCCTGAGACAAGCCTGCATGTTCAAGATAAACCAGTACATGGTAATGATTGAGCATCAAACAATATGCCACTACGTCTATCTCATGGAGTATAGCAACCCAAGGGTTAGTTAGGACGGGGTGCAGGGGTTCCACCCCTGCGTGGGGGCAGCGCCCCCACACCCCCTTTCCCCTAACCATCTCTTTCACAGCTATAGGAAGGTTTGCCGGATTAATCGCAAAAAATAGATATAGTTGTCTCGTTCAAAAAAGATAGTTTGACGGTTGTTGCCTCGATTGTAGACATGGTAGAAATGCCCCACTTGAGGGGAAATTTGCGCTGGCGTCATTGTATCTGCCAGGATTCATATCCTCAGAATGCCCAAATTTACTCTGGGTAAACAGATCTGCGACTTCTTTTGTGGGATTGAAAGCGATTTGCTGAGTGTGAATAAGAAGTCGCAGATCGCCCCAAAAATCTTTATTGCAACCAAGCGATCGCCTGGTGATTCACCAAAACCTTATCCGTCAACAAATCCCGCACCGTGGCAATGAGCATCCGTTCAGCATTCACCTCAAACCTCACCGAAACCCGATCAACACCCATTTGTCCGGGTGGATTGAGATGAGCAACACAGACCTGATCCTGATGCGCTTCCAGCGATCGATAGCGCTCCTGACGATTCAACGTTGAACTTACCAACCGTCCATTTTCGTCGTACATCACCTCCGCTTGCGCGATTTCTGCTAGTTCACCAATATCTAACCGAATCTCCGTTTGTCCCTCTTGCGCCACTTGCAACACCAACGACTTCGATCGCTGGCAGGGATAGGCGGTGCCCTGGTCAAAGAGTTTGAAATAGGAATAGGTGTTGGCGTAGGGTTCCCAAAGACGGATGGCGTAACTATGGCGTAGATGGTCGTCAATGCCATCAAGGTCGCTAATCGACAGTGCCCCATGCGCTACAGCCTCAAAGGGTTTGTGCAGCTTCACCTTTTGCCGTCCAAAGTACGAGACCACCAACTGCTGCACCGCCGGAATCAGGCTACTACCCCCCACCATCAGCACTAGCTCAATATCCCCTTTGCTAACGCCCTTAGTCTGGGCGATCGCCAGCACATCATCGAGCGATCGCCGCACCTGTTCCAAAAGCTGTCTATTTTCTAATAAATCGCTGAACTGTTCACGAGAAAGAGATAAATCGTACGCCATAAAGCGCTCGTCATCAAACCAGCTTTCGGTCGCGGTTGATTCTGAAGAAAGCCGCACTTTCAGCCGTTCCGCCAGTTCAAGGAGGGTTTGCCATGCCAATTCACCAATCTCGGTACGGGAGGAACCCATGCGCTGAAGATAGTCCTCCACGATCCACATATCAATGTCTATGCCACCGACATAGGCATCGGATTTGGCAATCACGTCCGCCCGAATAGAGCCTTGTTGAGCGTTGGGTATTTGTGTCTGTACTAAACTGAGATCCA contains these protein-coding regions:
- a CDS encoding Hsp70 family protein, encoding MTAIAIDFGTSNTVVCLTDPTTQKPYTLVFDSLSRTFSRKDKSISVVPSLAFVQSPDRLIIGQQVRSQRLAHAQPNRFFREFKRDLAADFQAPPRSIDGELYTAEAIAEWFLQTLWTQVKIECQTLNLSPDHLIVTAPVGAFERYLSWFRQVGDRLGVSTIQIIDESTAAALGYAVRRPRSRVLVIDFGGGTLDLSLVQTQIPNAQQGSIRADVIAKSDAYVGGIDIDMWIVEDYLQRMGSSRTEIGELAWQTLLELAERLKVRLSSESTATESWFDDERFMAYDLSLSREQFSDLLENRQLLEQVRRSLDDVLAIAQTKGVSKGDIELVLMVGGSSLIPAVQQLVVSYFGRQKVKLHKPFEAVAHGALSISDLDGIDDHLRHSYAIRLWEPYANTYSYFKLFDQGTAYPCQRSKSLVLQVAQEGQTEIRLDIGELAEIAQAEVMYDENGRLVSSTLNRQERYRSLEAHQDQVCVAHLNPPGQMGVDRVSVRFEVNAERMLIATVRDLLTDKVLVNHQAIAWLQ
- a CDS encoding transposase, translating into MAYCLMLNHYHVLVYLEHAGLSQAMKSLSLAYTKAIDKRFNRVGSLFQGRFQKIRVTDSGYLVHLIQYIHLNPVKANLVKQPEEWEFSSYLEYARLRADTLPRMELVQQQFDDGMFLEEGGLPNSLAFRRLLLDD
- a CDS encoding GUN4 domain-containing protein; amino-acid sequence: MARVALLIGTSEYSDGLKPLPAAPKDVEAIAAVLNDPAMGGFDQVQPLINKTHTEIAETIETWFQERQKDDLALLYISGHGVKDAQSDLYFAACNTRKQKEELVRATAISANFIRDRIRESKAKRQIIILDCCFSGAFGDVLSKDDDAINLEGLLSAEGRVVLTSSSSIQYSFQQRDGSLSIYTHYLVEGIRTGAADLDGDGAISVQELHDYAKRKVQEESPAMTPKIIVLKDEGYQLRIAKAPLGDPMVKYRKEVELIVQEDRDEIDEILSRPLLEEWRRKLGLSEVDAEAIEAEILEPIRQRQAKLQRYEDVFRKAVQHRYPLGELERKRLNQLQQVLGLLDENVQSIEEEITSAAPLPQVEPVQVQFPKNDSILPLASLQIEDDLSSEKAVDYTKLRDLLKAQKWKEADQETADRMLEVIGKGAWWNVESNDLFHFPCTDLKTIDGLWVKYSKGLFGFSVQKEIYRQIPGVKLDGSYPGDNAWEHFCDTVGWRKNGKWLRYSELKPSKKMRRGNFPGNFPVLVNFPEEKRLKGKFSWKFSCFGKFS
- a CDS encoding transposase encodes the protein MSRQPRQFQPGYCYHITVRCNNREFRLIREECRDVLLYAIKKCQEKYGFKLFALCIMSNHVHYLLQPAQPDDVPRIMHWLNWYTAMCFNRMLNRSGHFWEKRYHSTGFPLHDKRRALNTIRYIHANPKAANMQQGFFYDYSNYGVYDRLTQDGLTQWHPAFLALGATLEICAAAYRKFCKRYKPKPKSERRNHWGSKLLAQIRARSRIKKKPSPGQRSLWEDWAIPAAEIRDVAKTFVLANCFDPEFTRMKFDGS